From Excalfactoria chinensis isolate bCotChi1 chromosome 4, bCotChi1.hap2, whole genome shotgun sequence, one genomic window encodes:
- the GIMD1 gene encoding GTPase IMAP family member GIMD1 yields the protein MADSNEMTINLVVLGRTQTGKSAAGNSLLGSLDFESHLSPSSVTTCCSLGHSWRILGITRRNGCELALRIRVLDTPSYPHSSLSKEQVKHTVRSALAQHFREEGLHLALLVLRADLPLCPDENDQTIQFIQELLGPTWKDFTAVLLTHADKAEEAGLSEEAYLQKASSTLLSLLSSVQNKYIFLDNQKSIIKEKRATVLRKLLDFIRQNNYRVLLKHDKE from the exons ATGGCAGACAGCAATGAGATGACAATCAACCTTGTTGTCCTTGGAAGAACTCAGACTGGCAAAAGCGCTGCTGGGAACAGCCTGTTAGGCAGCTTGGACTTTGAAAGCCATCTCTCCCCAAGCTCAGTGACAACTTGTTGCAGCCTTGGGCACAGCTGGCGTATTCTGGGGATTACACGAAGAAATGGCTGTGAGCTAGCTCTCCGCATTCGGGTACTTGACACTCCAAGCTACCCTCACAGCAGCCTGAGCAAAGAGCAGGTGAAACACACGGTGAGATCTGCCCTGGCTCAGCACTTCAGGGAGGAAGGTCTGCATCTTGCTCTTTTAGTCTTGAGAGCTGACTTGCCTCTGTGTCCAGATGAAAATGATCAAACAATTCAGTTCATTCAG GAACTTCTAGGTCCCACATGGAAGGATTTCACTGCAGTTTTACTTACTCATGCAGACAAGGCAGAAGAAGCTGGACTCAGTGAGGAAGCATACTTGCAAAAAGCTTCAAGTACCCTGTTGTCACTTCTGAGCTCAGTAcagaacaaatatattttcctaGACAACCAGAAGAGCataattaaagagaaaagagcTACTGTCTTAAGAAAGCTCTTGGATTTTATAAGACAAAATAATTATCGTGTACTACTTAAGCAtgataaagaataa